CGGTCGCTGCCGGCGGGGGCGGTGATCTGCCCGGCGCGGACCTTGCGGTTGTACTCGTCGACGTGCCGGCAGCCGTGGGCGGCCATGTCGTCGTAGCGCATGTCCATCTCCCGCACGACCCACTCCAGGGCGTCGGCGGCCTTACGGGCGTTGGTGATGATCGGGGTGACCAGGTGCGGAAGTCCCTCGTAGGCGGTCAGCTCGACGCGCTTGGGGTCGATCAGCAGCAGCCGCACCTCCTCGGGGGTGGCCCGCGTGAGCAGGGAGACGAGCAGGGTGTTGAGGCAGCCGGACTTGCCGGCGCCGGTGGCGCCGCCGATGAGGATGTGGGGCATGGCCGCGAGGTTGGCGGTGACCGCGCTGCCGTCGATGTCCTGGCCCAGACCGACAAGGAGCCGGTGCTGGTCGCGGGCGGCGGAGCGGATGACGTCGCCGAGGGTCACGATCTCCCGGTCCGGGTTGGGCAGCTCCACCCCGACGGCGCTCTTGCCCGGGATCGTGTCGAGCATCCGCACGTTCTCGGTGCCGACGCTCAGGCCGAAGTTCTTGGCCAGGCCGGTAACCTTTTGGACCTTCACGCCGGGGCCGAGGGTGATCTCGTAGCGGGTGACGGTCGGTCCGCGGCGCGCACCGGACACCTTTGCGGCGACCTTGAACTCGTCGAGAACGCCCTGCAGCGCCATCCAGCCGGCGTCGCCGGGTCCGACGCGGCGGCGGGTGGACTCGCCGGCGGCGAGCAGGCTCACCGGCGGCAACTGGTAGCCGCCGGCCGTCGTCGCCGGCGATACCGCCGCGACGGTCGTGGTGGCCGGGTCGGCCGCCCGGCGCGGTCGCGGCGGGCGAGACGCGGATTCCTCGGAATCACCCGGAGCGGCGGGCGTGGCAGCCGTCGGCGTAGCGGTGGTGGCCGTCGGCATGGCGGTGGTGTCGTCCTGGTCGACGTCGTCCTCGTCGTCGGCGTCGATGAGGTCGATAAGGTCCGTCGCCGGCGACGCGGGGGTGCGGCGGCGCAGAGCGGCGATGCTGGTCGCCACGGCGACCGGGGTGATGCCGGTGAGGGCGGTCAGGCCGGCGGCGACGAGTCCGATCAGGATCGGCGCGGCACCCCATGCGCTGAGCACGAGGTCGAGAGCACCGGTCAGGCGGCCGATCAGCCCGCCCGCGCCGGGCGCGGCAAGGTCGAGTAGTCCGCCGAGGCCGGCGGCGATCCCGAGGGTGCCGGCGGCCTGGGCGAGGGTGCGGACGGTGTGGGTGCCGGCGGGGTGGCGCATCACCTGCACGGCGAGCCAGATCAGCGGGAGCGGCGCGAGCGGGGCGAGTCCGCCGAGCAGGGCGTCGGTGATGGCGGCCGGCACGTCGAGGATCCGCCCAAGCGGTCCGGCGGGGTTGGTCCACTGCGCGGCGGCGACGGTCAGGCCGGTCAGCAGCAGGGCCAGGCCGGCGTGGTCGTGGCCGGGCAGGTCCACCTCGGGGGTGCGGTGCGGGCTGGGCAGGCGGCGGGCGAGACGGCCGGCGCCACGGGCGGCGCGGTGCCAGGTGGCGCGGGTGGCCACACCGCACCAACGGGCGATTGCGGCGCCGTGGTCGACCTCGGCCTTCTTGTTCGCGCTGCGGCGGCGGGTGGTGCTGGCCATGGGGGTCTCCTTGTCCGGGCGGGAGTGGGTGCGCGGCAGGGGCAGGGGGGTGGGCTTGGCGGCCACCGCGATGGCCGGACCCGAGGGGCCGGCCGTCACGGCGGCGGTCAGGCCGAGATGGTGAAGGGGCCGCCGCGCTGGGCGGGCGGGGTGATGCGGCCGGCGTCCTTGAGTCGGCCGAGCAGGGCGTAGAGCTGGGACTGCTCGACGGGGCAGTCGGGGCGGTCCAGCAGCGCCTGGGCGGAGGCGGGTCCACGGCGCAGGCACGCCAGCACCCACTCGGCGGGGGTGGGCGGGGTGACCTGCTCCACCACCGCGGTGGTGCTCTTGCGGCCACCACCGCCGAACGCGGCGCGCAGCCGGTCCACGGCGCTGCCGCCGCCCGTGGTTGTCTTGGCGGTGGTGGCCGGGGCGCGGTGGCCAGCGAGCACGATCGGGCTGGCCGGGTCGACTGCCGGGACCTGCCACTGCACGGGCACGCGGGGGCTGGTGGCGGCCACGGCGGCCTCGTCGAGGTTCGGGACGCGGCAGATCATGCCGACGCGGTTGCTGTTGCGCAGGTAGCCCATGCCGGCGGTGGTCTG
This sequence is a window from Micromonospora peucetia. Protein-coding genes within it:
- a CDS encoding DNA translocase FtsK codes for the protein MASTTRRRSANKKAEVDHGAAIARWCGVATRATWHRAARGAGRLARRLPSPHRTPEVDLPGHDHAGLALLLTGLTVAAAQWTNPAGPLGRILDVPAAITDALLGGLAPLAPLPLIWLAVQVMRHPAGTHTVRTLAQAAGTLGIAAGLGGLLDLAAPGAGGLIGRLTGALDLVLSAWGAAPILIGLVAAGLTALTGITPVAVATSIAALRRRTPASPATDLIDLIDADDEDDVDQDDTTAMPTATTATPTAATPAAPGDSEESASRPPRPRRAADPATTTVAAVSPATTAGGYQLPPVSLLAAGESTRRRVGPGDAGWMALQGVLDEFKVAAKVSGARRGPTVTRYEITLGPGVKVQKVTGLAKNFGLSVGTENVRMLDTIPGKSAVGVELPNPDREIVTLGDVIRSAARDQHRLLVGLGQDIDGSAVTANLAAMPHILIGGATGAGKSGCLNTLLVSLLTRATPEEVRLLLIDPKRVELTAYEGLPHLVTPIITNARKAADALEWVVREMDMRYDDMAAHGCRHVDEYNRKVRAGQITAPAGSDR